In Microbacterium pumilum, the following proteins share a genomic window:
- the lexA gene encoding transcriptional repressor LexA, producing the protein MSEVSGREKPQTRRRKSLSDKQLAILEVIQRSIARHGYPPSMREIGDAVGLKSLSSVTHQLNQLELSGYLRRDAGKTRAMEVLIDLPGAATENPADSGPSVGDAAMVPLVGRIAAGVPITAEQQVEEIFPLPRQLVGKGDLFMLKVSGESMIDAAICDGDWVVIRSQSTANNGDIVAAMLDGEATVKTFRQRDGHTWLLPRNSAFEPILGDEAVVLGKVVAVLRAV; encoded by the coding sequence ATGAGCGAGGTAAGCGGCCGAGAAAAGCCCCAGACCCGGCGACGCAAGAGCCTGAGCGACAAGCAGCTCGCGATCCTCGAGGTGATCCAGCGTTCCATCGCCAGGCACGGCTATCCGCCGAGCATGAGAGAGATCGGCGATGCCGTGGGCTTGAAGTCGCTGTCGAGCGTCACGCACCAGCTCAACCAGCTCGAGCTGAGCGGCTACCTCCGACGCGACGCCGGCAAGACGCGCGCCATGGAGGTGCTCATCGACCTGCCGGGCGCCGCGACCGAGAACCCCGCGGACAGCGGTCCCTCGGTCGGCGACGCGGCGATGGTGCCGCTCGTCGGTCGGATCGCGGCCGGCGTGCCCATCACGGCGGAGCAGCAGGTCGAGGAGATCTTCCCGCTCCCCCGTCAGCTCGTGGGCAAGGGAGACCTGTTCATGCTGAAGGTCTCGGGCGAGTCGATGATCGACGCCGCGATCTGCGACGGCGACTGGGTGGTCATCCGTTCCCAGTCCACCGCGAACAACGGCGACATCGTCGCCGCGATGCTCGACGGGGAGGCCACGGTCAAGACCTTCCGCCAGAGGGATGGCCACACCTGGCTGCTCCCCCGCAACTCGGCATTCGAGCCGATCCTCGGCGACGAAGCCGTCGTGCTCGGCAAAGTCGTCGCGGTGCTGCGCGCGGTCTGA
- a CDS encoding LysM peptidoglycan-binding domain-containing protein produces the protein MTAISITASGTTRLPATRLRLTVRGRRVLVATAALPAAIALGIAVMSGGAALASRDAGAPADTFSTVVVSSGESLWSIAEEVAPTADPRDVIDAIVRLNALDGVSISAGQRLAIPAEYTSGR, from the coding sequence ATGACCGCCATCAGCATCACCGCATCCGGCACCACCCGCCTGCCGGCAACGCGCCTTCGCCTCACGGTGCGAGGTCGACGCGTGCTCGTGGCGACGGCAGCCCTCCCCGCCGCGATCGCACTCGGCATCGCGGTGATGAGCGGCGGCGCGGCGCTGGCGTCACGCGACGCCGGAGCTCCGGCCGATACCTTCAGCACCGTCGTGGTCTCGTCGGGCGAGTCCCTGTGGTCGATCGCCGAAGAAGTCGCCCCGACCGCCGATCCGAGAGACGTGATCGACGCGATCGTGCGACTCAACGCACTGGACGGAGTCTCGATCTCCGCCGGCCAGCGGCTCGCCATCCCAGCGGAGTACACATCGGGTCGGTGA